From one Mytilus trossulus isolate FHL-02 chromosome 10, PNRI_Mtr1.1.1.hap1, whole genome shotgun sequence genomic stretch:
- the LOC134687460 gene encoding EF-hand calcium-binding domain-containing protein 6-like isoform X2, with amino-acid sequence MSSAAVMPIFLPDSQGAPLTERPSVKNSGNRLRSGRNGPPSSLGSPSSVQSPNASLSSIEIEALMREKVRTKHQDIMQVEKNSNNTVKYGDFLNKFYGQHRPPTSQSRIGGFQKMMMPPASAREINVDMIEKMLRDKISGNVKPVIKALQLFDYNRDGKIQRHEMRRVIENYCFKLNDQQFDKLWQRYDFHHTGMVNYKEFLHRLGIAVANQIRPLPDNAKGALVWQQQGPQQSGKHFKQRRDDEMALQKMNFNQIELEFRNRMRVNHLNLKKIFLSFDRHLDGFINLDDLKSILIQFTIPMSDQLFTQLMERCGVRGSTKISWESFLDKFQDAQSNGNGQTLPIKPAHRFNPIREGMKTIEVEDIWKLLYKHVQNHYPSLKQAFLEIDATRKGRITRKELRNIIEKFTFRLDDEQFKQLMLKLDPFHTNNISYHQFLELFEETDDLKEGHKWLKSTHRFNENTKPVVMAWETIEEILREKITENWKNVSGAIMDHDHRREGKIAASKMKKVIDLYVLPVSDSHFENMLSRCKDCGNGKVNYIEFLENLKVDVRPGDLIGLSHQITNGCDQRENDRLGEQVIRQYKNSKRERDRTGMMTADEVIIRLKDRMSQHTIQIRQSFLQFDKSGRGKVFKRHFREVLASYGMVMSDEQFQELTRMLGFENGSLSYTDFIQAFEDPRIQGPGEDIQRSGNHRVNPIRGDEEGMTADQVEAKLRQKLRENFANLRAAFYKFDDDHNGLINKRNFRRILDSFMCIMSESEFEILCKKLGISKNTKISYEEFLQKFEVRDTAEGHKWLNSVHRWNETLPTPEFTAENAFEALREKVHLQWRDIAKAFMSVDSSGRGIVTKRDLRELLFKFVLPMGPEEFKKLWKMYDDSGKGYITHHDLLAKMGVSEHFTPSDDVGTSTKIIDDSKRTLLDHNETQLRKQERITLHQAQRTAFMPAEQVARQLRDKIRDNYNDFYSAFRKYDTKKKGSLSVSEIQQVLNDHNLFMNDEEFFRLMDSIGLRTNRSRLNYEEFLHAFEDGRKSSYGNRPTKIDIVENHGLSPQDAENRVRETVAQQTDVLGRAFGSFDKNGSNLIPAEDFRRILDIFVFKMTNQQWKHLLSKLQTTDNMINYALFLDQYNQTEQEDTEKWLAALQKSIRDQTPTLLMIDDLQDCIREAVQGHFYLLTQAFTDVDYAGIGAVTKEDFKNLFTKNIMRTSDEQFEKLWGSLPINDFGNLDYKEFLRRYAGDKPELKQSVHRPSSTMPRACPPSRAMSRSMTQLDFGRSGSRMQMSRARSRLSTPMINAETAENILKNTVFRNWKNIQRHCRNQDQQNTGTIKVEQLRDILIANGVDMPEEEFFDLMTKYDLKENGTFAYVEFLRHFILSLKPKEETNLMSRRKLPPTRASMSAGHTSNNFFDAMIRVRDCVLEHWKEMRRTFRNVDSGNTGIVDSLEFRQILRQFNVNLSEEEFFHLLSYYDKNLDGKVSYNDFIRAYLQHA; translated from the exons gttCTCCTAGCTCTGTTCAATCTCCTAATGCCAGTCTATCTAGTATAGAGATAGAGGCTTTAATGAGAGAGAAGGTGAGGACCAAACACCAAGACATAATGCAG gTTGAAAAGAACTCTAATAACACTGTGAAGTATGGTGACTTCCTGAACAAGTTTTATGGTCAACACAGACCTCCTACCTCACAGAGTAGGATTGGTGGCTTTCAGAA GATGATGATGCCACCTGCATCAGCCAGAGAGATCAATGTTGACATGATAGAAAAGATGCTTAGAGATAAG ATAAGTGGTAATGTGAAGCCAGTTATAAAAGCCTTACAGTTATTTGACTACAACAGGGATGGAAAGATCCAGAGACATGAAATGAGACGTGTGATAGAAAACTATTGCTTTAAACTGAATGATCAACAGTTTGATAA ACTGTGGCAGAGATATGATTTTCACCACACTGGTATGGTGAATTACAAAGAATTTTTACACAGATTAGGAATAGCTGTAGCCAATCAAATTAGACCATTACCTGACAATGCTAAAGGAG cCTTAGTATGGCAACAGCAGGGACCACAACAGTCAGGAAAACACTTTAAACAGAGGAGAGATGATGAAATGGCTTTACAGAAAATGAACTTTAATCAGATAGAACTGGAATTCAGAAATAGG ATGAGAGTCAATCATTTGAAtctgaagaaaatatttttatcatttgaccGACATTTAGATGGTTTTATTAACTTGGATGATTTGAAGTCGATTCTGATCCAGTTCACAATACCTATGTCTGATCAGTTGTTCACACAGCTCATGGAAAG ATGTGGTGTGAGAGGAAGCACCAAGATATCATGGGAATCGTTTCTAGATAAGTTCCAAGATGCACAATCCAATGGGAATGGACAAACACTGCCAATTAAACCTGCCCACAG ATTTAACCCAATTCGAGAAGGTATGAAGACTATAGAAGTAGAAGATATTTGGAAGCTGTTGTACAAACATGTACAGAACCATTATCCATCATTGAAACAGGCTTTCCTGGAAATTGATGCt ACCAGGAAGGGAAGAATTACCAGGAAAGAGCTGAGGAATATTATAGAGAAATTTACATTCCGTCTGGATGATGAACAGTTTAAACAACTGATGTTGAAATTAGATCCATTTCATACCAACAACATTTCTTATCATCAGTTTCTGGAGCTGTTTGAAGAAACAGATGATTTGAAG GAAGGTCATAAATGGTTAAAATCAACACATAGATTTAATGAAAACACAAAACCTGTTGTAATGGCATGGGAAACA ATTGAAGAAATATTAAGAGAAAAAATTACAGAGAATTGGAAGAATGTTAGTGGTGCAATTATGGACCATGATCATAGAAGGGAAGGAAAAATAGCTGCCTCTAAAATGAAGAAAGTTATAGATTTATATGTACTTCCTGTATCGGATAGTCACTTTGAAAA TATGTTAAGTAGATGTAAAGACTGTGGAAATGGAAAAGTAAATTATATAGAATTCCTGGAGAATTTAAAAGTAGATGTCCGTCCTGGTGATCTTATTGGTCTCAGCCATCAAATCACAAATGGATGTGACCAGCGGGAAAATGATCGACTTGGAGAACAAGTTATAAg ACAATATAAGAATTCTAAGAGAGAAAGAGATAGAACAGGAATGATGACCGCTgatgaagtcattattaggttaaAAGATCGAATGTCACAGCACACAATACAGATACGCCAGTCTTTCCTGCAATTTGATAAAAGTGGACGAGGAAAAGTTTTCAAACGACATTTTAGAGag GTTCTAGCTAGCTATGGTATGGTAATGTCAGATGAACAGTTTCAAGAGTTGACAAGAATGTTGGGATTTGAGAATGGTTCCTTGTCGTACACTGATTTTATCCAAGCTTTTGAAGATCCACGTATACAAGGACCTGGAGAGGATATACAAAGAAGTGGAAACCATCGAGTCAACCCAATCCGTGGTGATGAGGAAGGAATGACTGCTGATCAGGTGGAGGCTAAACTAAGACAAAAACTTAGAGAAAACTTTGCT aatttAAGAGCAGCATTTTATAAGTTTGATGATGATCACAATGGactaataaacaaaagaaatttcaGAAGAATATTAGACTCATTTATGTGCATTATGTCAGAAagtgaatttgaaattttatgtaaaaaattagGAATCAGTAAAAATACTAAGATATCATATGAAGAATTTCTACAGAAATTTGAGGTCAGAGATACAGCAGAAGGTCATAAATGGCTCAACTCAGTTCACAG ATGGAATGAAACACTGCCCACACCTGAATTTACTGCAGAAAACGCCTTTGAAGCATTACGAGAAAAAGTTCATTTACAGTGGAGAGACATAGCAAAg GCCTTTATGTCTGTTGATTCTAGTGGTAGAGGTATAGTGACGAAAAGAGACCTCAGAGAgctattatttaaatttgttctaCCAATGGGACCTGAGGAATTCAAAAAGCTTTGGAAAAT GTATGATGATTCAGGTAAAGGATACATCACACATCATGATTTACTGGCAAAGATGGGTGTGTCAGAACATTTTACACCATCTGATGATGTGGGTACCAGTACTAAAATTATTGATGATAGTAAACGAACTTTACTGGATCATAATGAAACACAACTGAGGAAACAAGAGAGGATAACTCTCCATCAGGCTCAGAGAACTGCATTTATGCCTGCTGAACAAGTAGCTAGGCAGCTAAG GGACAAGATTCGTGATAATTATAATGATTTCTACTCAGCCTTCAGAAAGTATGATACAAAGAAAAAGGGTTCATTATCAGTCAGTGAAATACAGCAAGTTCTCAATGATCACAACTTGTTTATGAATGATGAAGAATTCTTCAGATTGATGGACTc aattggTTTGAGAACAAATCGAAGTAGATTGAATTATGAGGAATTTTTACATGCATTTGAGGATGGAAGGAAATCCAGTTATGGTAATCGACCAACCAAAATAGATATTGTAGAAAATCATGGTTTGTCGCCACAGGATGCTGAAAACAGGGTCAGAGAAACCGTTGCTCAACAAACAGATGTCTTAGGAAGG GCTTTTGGATCCTTTGACAAGAACGGGTCAAATCTGATACCAGCAGAAGATTTCAGAAGGATTCTGGAcatatttgtattcaaaatgACAAACCAGCAATGGAAACATCTGTTATCAAAGTTACAAACCACAGATAACATGATCAACTATGCTTTATTCCTGGACCAATATAACCAAACAGAACAAGAA GACACAGAAAAATGGTTGGCGGCTCTTCAGAAATCTATCCGAGATCAGACTCCAACTCTATTAATGATAGATGACCTCCAGGATTGTATCAGAGAGGCTGTTCAAGGTCATTTCTACCTCCTTACACAAGCATTTACAGATGTGGACTATGCTGGAATTGGTGCTGTCACCAAAGAAGATTTCAAAAACCTATTCACTAAGAATATTATGAGAACATCTGATGAACAG tttGAAAAACTTTGGGGCAGTTTACCAATAAATGATTTTGGAAATCTAGATTATAAAGAATTCTTACGAAGATATGCAGGAGATAAACCAGAACTTAAACAAAGTGTGCATAGACCATCATCAACCATGCCTCGTGCTTGTCCCCCTAGTAGAGCAATGAGTAGATCAATGACACAG CTTGATTTTGGCCGATCAGGAAGTAGAATGCAGATGTCTAGAGCTCGTTCTCGTCTATCAACACCTATGATTAATGCTGAAACAGCAGAAAATATACTAAAAAATACTGTATTTAGAAACTGGAAAAATATTCAGAGACATTGTAGAAACCAAGATCAACAAAATACAGGAACAATTAAAGTTGAACAACTAAGAG ATATTTTGATAGCTAATGGTGTGGATATGCCAGAAGAAGAGTTTTTTGATTTGATGACTAAGTATGACTTGAAAGAAAATGGAACGTTTGCATATGTAGAATTCTTACGCCATTTCATATTATCACTGAAACCAAAGGAAGAAACCAATTTGATGTCAAGAAGAAAACTGCCACCTACAAGGGCTTCG atGTCAGCTGGCCACACAAGTAACAATTTCTTTGATGCAATGATACGTGTCAGGGACTGTGTCTTAGAGCACTGGAAGGAGATGAGAAGAACATTCAGAAATGTGGATAGTGGTAATACAGGGATAGTGGACTCATTAGAATTTAGACAAATTTTACGTCAGTTTAATGTTAATCTTTCAGAGGAAGAATTTTTCCATCTTTTATCTTACTATGACAAAAATTTGGACGGTAAAGTTAGTTACAATGACTTTATAAGGGCATATTTACAGCATGCATGA
- the LOC134687460 gene encoding EF-hand calcium-binding domain-containing protein 6-like isoform X3, with protein sequence MSSAAVMPIFLPDSQGAPLTERPSVKNSGNRLRSGRNGPPSSLGSPSSVQSPNASLSSIEIEALMREKVEKNSNNTVKYGDFLNKFYGQHRPPTSQSRIGGFQKMMMPPASAREINVDMIEKMLRDKISGNVKPVIKALQLFDYNRDGKIQRHEMRRVIENYCFKLNDQQFDKLWQRYDFHHTGMVNYKEFLHRLGIAVANQIRPLPDNAKGALVWQQQGPQQSGKHFKQRRDDEMALQKMNFNQIELEFRNRMRVNHLNLKKIFLSFDRHLDGFINLDDLKSILIQFTIPMSDQLFTQLMERCGVRGSTKISWESFLDKFQDAQSNGNGQTLPIKPAHRFNPIREGMKTIEVEDIWKLLYKHVQNHYPSLKQAFLEIDATRKGRITRKELRNIIEKFTFRLDDEQFKQLMLKLDPFHTNNISYHQFLELFEETDDLKEGHKWLKSTHRFNENTKPVVMAWETIEEILREKITENWKNVSGAIMDHDHRREGKIAASKMKKVIDLYVLPVSDSHFENMLSRCKDCGNGKVNYIEFLENLKVDVRPGDLIGLSHQITNGCDQRENDRLGEQVIRQYKNSKRERDRTGMMTADEVIIRLKDRMSQHTIQIRQSFLQFDKSGRGKVFKRHFREVLASYGMVMSDEQFQELTRMLGFENGSLSYTDFIQAFEDPRIQGPGEDIQRSGNHRVNPIRGDEEGMTADQVEAKLRQKLRENFANLRAAFYKFDDDHNGLINKRNFRRILDSFMCIMSESEFEILCKKLGISKNTKISYEEFLQKFEVRDTAEGHKWLNSVHRWNETLPTPEFTAENAFEALREKVHLQWRDIAKAFMSVDSSGRGIVTKRDLRELLFKFVLPMGPEEFKKLWKMYDDSGKGYITHHDLLAKMGVSEHFTPSDDVGTSTKIIDDSKRTLLDHNETQLRKQERITLHQAQRTAFMPAEQVARQLRDKIRDNYNDFYSAFRKYDTKKKGSLSVSEIQQVLNDHNLFMNDEEFFRLMDSIGLRTNRSRLNYEEFLHAFEDGRKSSYGNRPTKIDIVENHGLSPQDAENRVRETVAQQTDVLGRAFGSFDKNGSNLIPAEDFRRILDIFVFKMTNQQWKHLLSKLQTTDNMINYALFLDQYNQTEQEDTEKWLAALQKSIRDQTPTLLMIDDLQDCIREAVQGHFYLLTQAFTDVDYAGIGAVTKEDFKNLFTKNIMRTSDEQFEKLWGSLPINDFGNLDYKEFLRRYAGDKPELKQSVHRPSSTMPRACPPSRAMSRSMTQLDFGRSGSRMQMSRARSRLSTPMINAETAENILKNTVFRNWKNIQRHCRNQDQQNTGTIKVEQLRDILIANGVDMPEEEFFDLMTKYDLKENGTFAYVEFLRHFILSLKPKEETNLMSRRKLPPTRASMSAGHTSNNFFDAMIRVRDCVLEHWKEMRRTFRNVDSGNTGIVDSLEFRQILRQFNVNLSEEEFFHLLSYYDKNLDGKVSYNDFIRAYLQHA encoded by the exons gttCTCCTAGCTCTGTTCAATCTCCTAATGCCAGTCTATCTAGTATAGAGATAGAGGCTTTAATGAGAGAGAAG gTTGAAAAGAACTCTAATAACACTGTGAAGTATGGTGACTTCCTGAACAAGTTTTATGGTCAACACAGACCTCCTACCTCACAGAGTAGGATTGGTGGCTTTCAGAA GATGATGATGCCACCTGCATCAGCCAGAGAGATCAATGTTGACATGATAGAAAAGATGCTTAGAGATAAG ATAAGTGGTAATGTGAAGCCAGTTATAAAAGCCTTACAGTTATTTGACTACAACAGGGATGGAAAGATCCAGAGACATGAAATGAGACGTGTGATAGAAAACTATTGCTTTAAACTGAATGATCAACAGTTTGATAA ACTGTGGCAGAGATATGATTTTCACCACACTGGTATGGTGAATTACAAAGAATTTTTACACAGATTAGGAATAGCTGTAGCCAATCAAATTAGACCATTACCTGACAATGCTAAAGGAG cCTTAGTATGGCAACAGCAGGGACCACAACAGTCAGGAAAACACTTTAAACAGAGGAGAGATGATGAAATGGCTTTACAGAAAATGAACTTTAATCAGATAGAACTGGAATTCAGAAATAGG ATGAGAGTCAATCATTTGAAtctgaagaaaatatttttatcatttgaccGACATTTAGATGGTTTTATTAACTTGGATGATTTGAAGTCGATTCTGATCCAGTTCACAATACCTATGTCTGATCAGTTGTTCACACAGCTCATGGAAAG ATGTGGTGTGAGAGGAAGCACCAAGATATCATGGGAATCGTTTCTAGATAAGTTCCAAGATGCACAATCCAATGGGAATGGACAAACACTGCCAATTAAACCTGCCCACAG ATTTAACCCAATTCGAGAAGGTATGAAGACTATAGAAGTAGAAGATATTTGGAAGCTGTTGTACAAACATGTACAGAACCATTATCCATCATTGAAACAGGCTTTCCTGGAAATTGATGCt ACCAGGAAGGGAAGAATTACCAGGAAAGAGCTGAGGAATATTATAGAGAAATTTACATTCCGTCTGGATGATGAACAGTTTAAACAACTGATGTTGAAATTAGATCCATTTCATACCAACAACATTTCTTATCATCAGTTTCTGGAGCTGTTTGAAGAAACAGATGATTTGAAG GAAGGTCATAAATGGTTAAAATCAACACATAGATTTAATGAAAACACAAAACCTGTTGTAATGGCATGGGAAACA ATTGAAGAAATATTAAGAGAAAAAATTACAGAGAATTGGAAGAATGTTAGTGGTGCAATTATGGACCATGATCATAGAAGGGAAGGAAAAATAGCTGCCTCTAAAATGAAGAAAGTTATAGATTTATATGTACTTCCTGTATCGGATAGTCACTTTGAAAA TATGTTAAGTAGATGTAAAGACTGTGGAAATGGAAAAGTAAATTATATAGAATTCCTGGAGAATTTAAAAGTAGATGTCCGTCCTGGTGATCTTATTGGTCTCAGCCATCAAATCACAAATGGATGTGACCAGCGGGAAAATGATCGACTTGGAGAACAAGTTATAAg ACAATATAAGAATTCTAAGAGAGAAAGAGATAGAACAGGAATGATGACCGCTgatgaagtcattattaggttaaAAGATCGAATGTCACAGCACACAATACAGATACGCCAGTCTTTCCTGCAATTTGATAAAAGTGGACGAGGAAAAGTTTTCAAACGACATTTTAGAGag GTTCTAGCTAGCTATGGTATGGTAATGTCAGATGAACAGTTTCAAGAGTTGACAAGAATGTTGGGATTTGAGAATGGTTCCTTGTCGTACACTGATTTTATCCAAGCTTTTGAAGATCCACGTATACAAGGACCTGGAGAGGATATACAAAGAAGTGGAAACCATCGAGTCAACCCAATCCGTGGTGATGAGGAAGGAATGACTGCTGATCAGGTGGAGGCTAAACTAAGACAAAAACTTAGAGAAAACTTTGCT aatttAAGAGCAGCATTTTATAAGTTTGATGATGATCACAATGGactaataaacaaaagaaatttcaGAAGAATATTAGACTCATTTATGTGCATTATGTCAGAAagtgaatttgaaattttatgtaaaaaattagGAATCAGTAAAAATACTAAGATATCATATGAAGAATTTCTACAGAAATTTGAGGTCAGAGATACAGCAGAAGGTCATAAATGGCTCAACTCAGTTCACAG ATGGAATGAAACACTGCCCACACCTGAATTTACTGCAGAAAACGCCTTTGAAGCATTACGAGAAAAAGTTCATTTACAGTGGAGAGACATAGCAAAg GCCTTTATGTCTGTTGATTCTAGTGGTAGAGGTATAGTGACGAAAAGAGACCTCAGAGAgctattatttaaatttgttctaCCAATGGGACCTGAGGAATTCAAAAAGCTTTGGAAAAT GTATGATGATTCAGGTAAAGGATACATCACACATCATGATTTACTGGCAAAGATGGGTGTGTCAGAACATTTTACACCATCTGATGATGTGGGTACCAGTACTAAAATTATTGATGATAGTAAACGAACTTTACTGGATCATAATGAAACACAACTGAGGAAACAAGAGAGGATAACTCTCCATCAGGCTCAGAGAACTGCATTTATGCCTGCTGAACAAGTAGCTAGGCAGCTAAG GGACAAGATTCGTGATAATTATAATGATTTCTACTCAGCCTTCAGAAAGTATGATACAAAGAAAAAGGGTTCATTATCAGTCAGTGAAATACAGCAAGTTCTCAATGATCACAACTTGTTTATGAATGATGAAGAATTCTTCAGATTGATGGACTc aattggTTTGAGAACAAATCGAAGTAGATTGAATTATGAGGAATTTTTACATGCATTTGAGGATGGAAGGAAATCCAGTTATGGTAATCGACCAACCAAAATAGATATTGTAGAAAATCATGGTTTGTCGCCACAGGATGCTGAAAACAGGGTCAGAGAAACCGTTGCTCAACAAACAGATGTCTTAGGAAGG GCTTTTGGATCCTTTGACAAGAACGGGTCAAATCTGATACCAGCAGAAGATTTCAGAAGGATTCTGGAcatatttgtattcaaaatgACAAACCAGCAATGGAAACATCTGTTATCAAAGTTACAAACCACAGATAACATGATCAACTATGCTTTATTCCTGGACCAATATAACCAAACAGAACAAGAA GACACAGAAAAATGGTTGGCGGCTCTTCAGAAATCTATCCGAGATCAGACTCCAACTCTATTAATGATAGATGACCTCCAGGATTGTATCAGAGAGGCTGTTCAAGGTCATTTCTACCTCCTTACACAAGCATTTACAGATGTGGACTATGCTGGAATTGGTGCTGTCACCAAAGAAGATTTCAAAAACCTATTCACTAAGAATATTATGAGAACATCTGATGAACAG tttGAAAAACTTTGGGGCAGTTTACCAATAAATGATTTTGGAAATCTAGATTATAAAGAATTCTTACGAAGATATGCAGGAGATAAACCAGAACTTAAACAAAGTGTGCATAGACCATCATCAACCATGCCTCGTGCTTGTCCCCCTAGTAGAGCAATGAGTAGATCAATGACACAG CTTGATTTTGGCCGATCAGGAAGTAGAATGCAGATGTCTAGAGCTCGTTCTCGTCTATCAACACCTATGATTAATGCTGAAACAGCAGAAAATATACTAAAAAATACTGTATTTAGAAACTGGAAAAATATTCAGAGACATTGTAGAAACCAAGATCAACAAAATACAGGAACAATTAAAGTTGAACAACTAAGAG ATATTTTGATAGCTAATGGTGTGGATATGCCAGAAGAAGAGTTTTTTGATTTGATGACTAAGTATGACTTGAAAGAAAATGGAACGTTTGCATATGTAGAATTCTTACGCCATTTCATATTATCACTGAAACCAAAGGAAGAAACCAATTTGATGTCAAGAAGAAAACTGCCACCTACAAGGGCTTCG atGTCAGCTGGCCACACAAGTAACAATTTCTTTGATGCAATGATACGTGTCAGGGACTGTGTCTTAGAGCACTGGAAGGAGATGAGAAGAACATTCAGAAATGTGGATAGTGGTAATACAGGGATAGTGGACTCATTAGAATTTAGACAAATTTTACGTCAGTTTAATGTTAATCTTTCAGAGGAAGAATTTTTCCATCTTTTATCTTACTATGACAAAAATTTGGACGGTAAAGTTAGTTACAATGACTTTATAAGGGCATATTTACAGCATGCATGA